One region of Campylobacter concisus genomic DNA includes:
- a CDS encoding DUF262 domain-containing protein: MKFKDIFNKYIREVQVQNSYKLKISIPIIQRDYAQGRKDAATIRDKFLDEIFNRLDNNENLFLDFVYGSIEDDKFIPIDGQQRLTTLFLLHLYFAKKERKDCEYLKGFTYETRSSSREFCEKLVVEDLDFTKDEISPDIKDSSWFMPFWENDPTVKSMLVMLDAIHDKFKNSNFYDRLENIKFSFLELKEFGLTDDLYIKMNARGKLLSEFENFKAEFEKELPQEIKAKLDNAWLDLFWGLKDGDKEDVDLSSVDKRYMAFFKGVASNFTVLNIKDTKGAKDFDFDEFDTLDTLEFFNSNENNVNNVIKILDELCEVSNYELLKNFTDTSKDITYETRAKFFALSMFLIKFGAKKLGGDFYKEYERITSNVARDFNIDSISNLKQTFEFINEICDKCKSENIFDLLADFQNEQPGSFKVINFYRWQEKKKLELMQSDPRWVDAINKGEKHWYLGSNLTFLIDFAENDVEKFKEYYKKFDEIFKEDRENFFFQRALLAKGDYLPERKDSGYFTFCNFNASAREKDDNWRSVFFDKEKNENLKELLDDDRDLKQIIEDFNDKNYWGYYFIKYPEILKECTNFWIWAYGYTIRVLTGKLTNSYHVEYYTYSLFIMLQKQFQNLSDEKLDYEWVKAYGEIPYVLIDGNKITFIQTNDNKYCWMIDDKQIGEIFDPCLPDRDVLPPIVDKVYEIARSIL; this comes from the coding sequence ATGAAATTTAAAGATATTTTTAATAAATATATTCGAGAAGTTCAAGTTCAGAATTCATATAAACTAAAAATCTCAATACCTATAATCCAAAGGGATTATGCGCAAGGTAGAAAAGATGCAGCCACTATAAGAGATAAATTTTTAGATGAGATTTTTAATAGATTAGATAATAACGAAAATTTATTTTTAGATTTTGTTTATGGTAGCATAGAAGATGATAAATTTATACCAATCGACGGACAGCAACGCCTCACTACTCTTTTTTTGTTGCACTTGTACTTTGCCAAAAAAGAAAGGAAAGATTGTGAGTATTTAAAGGGTTTTACCTATGAGACTAGAAGTAGCTCCAGAGAATTTTGCGAAAAACTAGTGGTTGAGGATCTTGATTTTACCAAAGATGAAATCTCTCCGGATATAAAAGATAGTAGCTGGTTTATGCCATTTTGGGAAAATGATCCGACCGTAAAATCTATGCTCGTGATGCTAGACGCGATACACGATAAATTTAAAAATTCAAATTTTTACGACAGACTCGAAAATATAAAATTTAGCTTTCTAGAGCTTAAAGAGTTTGGGCTAACAGATGACCTATATATAAAAATGAATGCCAGAGGAAAGCTACTAAGTGAATTTGAAAATTTTAAAGCAGAATTTGAGAAAGAACTACCTCAAGAGATAAAAGCAAAGCTAGATAATGCGTGGCTTGATTTGTTTTGGGGATTAAAGGACGGTGATAAAGAAGACGTAGATTTGAGTAGCGTTGATAAACGATACATGGCATTTTTTAAAGGAGTAGCTTCAAATTTTACCGTTCTTAATATAAAAGATACAAAAGGGGCAAAAGATTTTGATTTTGATGAGTTTGATACACTAGACACATTAGAGTTTTTTAACAGTAACGAAAATAATGTAAACAATGTAATAAAAATTTTAGATGAGTTGTGTGAAGTTTCAAATTATGAGCTTCTTAAAAATTTTACCGATACCAGCAAAGATATTACTTATGAAACAAGGGCTAAATTTTTTGCACTATCTATGTTTTTGATAAAATTTGGAGCCAAAAAGCTTGGCGGAGATTTTTATAAAGAGTATGAAAGGATAACTTCAAATGTAGCAAGAGACTTTAATATAGATAGCATTTCAAATCTAAAACAGACTTTTGAGTTTATAAATGAAATTTGCGACAAATGCAAGAGTGAGAATATTTTTGATCTATTAGCTGATTTTCAGAACGAGCAGCCAGGAAGTTTTAAAGTAATCAATTTTTACAGGTGGCAAGAGAAAAAGAAATTAGAGCTTATGCAAAGTGATCCAAGATGGGTTGACGCTATCAATAAAGGCGAAAAACATTGGTATCTTGGCTCAAATTTAACGTTTCTTATTGATTTTGCAGAAAATGATGTAGAAAAATTTAAAGAGTATTATAAGAAATTTGATGAGATTTTTAAAGAGGATAGGGAAAACTTCTTTTTTCAAAGGGCATTGCTGGCAAAAGGTGATTATCTGCCTGAACGCAAAGATAGTGGCTATTTTACATTTTGTAATTTTAATGCAAGCGCTCGTGAAAAAGATGATAACTGGCGAAGTGTATTTTTTGATAAAGAAAAGAACGAAAATTTAAAAGAATTGTTAGATGATGATAGAGATTTAAAACAAATCATAGAGGATTTTAATGATAAAAATTATTGGGGATATTATTTTATAAAGTATCCTGAAATTTTAAAAGAATGCACGAATTTTTGGATATGGGCATATGGCTATACGATTAGGGTTTTAACAGGAAAACTTACAAATAGCTATCATGTAGAGTATTACACCTATTCTTTATTTATAATGCTACAAAAACAGTTTCAAAATTTGTCCGATGAAAAATTGGATTATGAATGGGTAAAGGCTTATGGTGAAATTCCTTATGTTTTAATAGACGGTAATAAAATTACGTTCATACAAACCAATGACAACAAATATTGCTGGATGATAGATGACAAACAAATAGGGGAAATATTTGACCCGTGCTTACCAGACAGGGATGTGCTACCACCCATAGTAGATAAAGTATACGAAATTGCAAGAAGCATATTATGA
- a CDS encoding PD-(D/E)XK nuclease family protein yields the protein MDIEKLESMLKQIKVLNDKLEIKKLRGNNDYNLFLSLLDINDEVRLHSRFIYSLLDPNSLHYQKELFLELFIKACGLENFGLDPQSAKVYKEYENIDIYITDDTKHIILENKLNAGDQEAQIKRYIKTVQKENSGEAEIYVLFLSPDKHEPSNYSLDGLKISKSKILDEYSNEVAKFKAISYDKEIMEWLDSCLDEAGNLANLAAVISQYKNVIEKIYGTYKGVEMDAKKIREIILENYDLVDNIRNRYFDMANIHKINTFMPNVKTELKKMLSQDQWCIEVRDAKTTKRLFSPISFYKYSWDGVINFRLEFDSGNFLNPYIGLAYDTKRIKKEYVDNIQVESLSNEWKVGERFARYKMLNKTQFLREIIINKYTEAELAEEFVKMKDKLESLADEIIKLAIV from the coding sequence ATGGATATAGAAAAACTTGAATCTATGCTAAAGCAAATCAAAGTCCTAAATGACAAGCTAGAGATCAAAAAACTACGCGGTAATAACGACTATAACTTGTTTTTATCACTTCTGGATATAAACGACGAAGTGCGTTTGCACTCACGATTTATCTACTCATTGCTTGATCCAAATTCATTGCACTACCAAAAAGAGTTATTTTTGGAACTTTTTATAAAGGCGTGTGGGCTAGAGAATTTTGGACTAGATCCGCAAAGCGCAAAAGTCTATAAAGAATACGAAAACATAGATATCTATATAACTGACGACACAAAACATATCATCCTAGAAAATAAATTAAATGCTGGCGATCAAGAGGCTCAGATAAAAAGATATATAAAAACCGTCCAAAAAGAAAACAGCGGCGAAGCTGAAATTTATGTGCTATTTTTATCGCCAGATAAGCATGAGCCTAGCAACTACAGCTTGGATGGACTAAAAATCAGCAAGAGTAAAATATTAGATGAATACAGCAATGAAGTAGCTAAATTTAAGGCGATCTCTTATGATAAAGAGATAATGGAGTGGCTTGACTCATGTCTTGATGAGGCTGGGAATTTGGCAAATTTAGCTGCTGTGATATCGCAATACAAAAACGTAATTGAAAAAATTTATGGAACCTATAAAGGAGTAGAGATGGATGCCAAAAAAATACGTGAAATAATACTTGAGAACTATGATCTGGTCGATAATATAAGAAATAGATACTTCGATATGGCTAATATACATAAAATTAATACATTTATGCCAAATGTAAAAACAGAACTTAAAAAAATGTTATCACAAGATCAGTGGTGCATTGAGGTAAGAGATGCTAAAACGACTAAAAGACTTTTTTCGCCAATAAGTTTTTATAAATATAGCTGGGATGGTGTTATAAATTTTAGACTAGAATTTGATAGCGGAAATTTCTTAAATCCATACATTGGACTTGCTTATGATACAAAGAGAATAAAAAAAGAATATGTGGACAATATACAAGTTGAATCTCTATCCAATGAGTGGAAAGTAGGCGAAAGATTTGCTAGATATAAAATGCTTAACAAAACTCAGTTTTTGAGAGAGATAATTATAAACAAGTATACCGAAGCTGAACTAGCTGAAGAGTTCGTAAAAATGAAAGATAAGCTAGAGTCATTGGCTGATGAAATCATTAAGTTAGCTATAGTATAG
- a CDS encoding DUF262 domain-containing protein, which translates to MIVQKSVRDIIDKKINFTVPSYQRGYRWDERNVKDLLDDLLEFMQDPNSGKFYCLQPLVVKKNINTNKYNVIDGQQRLTTIFIILRYLENLLKEENGINEIYAIDYETREGSQEFLKEITIKTQDESNENIDYFYIYQAYKAVENWFEEKIKEKKTTKRKMLEIFTNSEDEKHIEFIWYEVENSENDEVKIFTRLNSGKIPLTNAELIKALFLNVRNFPKECSENEIITKQIEISKEWDEIEYALQDDEFFKFLTKNDYPARIELLFEILSRVKSIESDRYAIYRHFAKEAKEKGGLLHLANRVKEKEEGLWGDIKKIFLTFKFWFKDIEYYHLVGFLVASNILSIEKTYNATKDKTKNELRDFLKDTIKNNLRLSLNLKEEEIKIDNISGLSYDDDKDKKNIEKILLLFNIATIINSKGSHTRFSFNEYNGKKWSLEHIHAQNDKGLKDKKAQDEWLENSKKYIYESDLKEKIDIFIKGNENNRFDELQMEILNKSGDMVNMHGIENLALLSAGNNSSLSNGPFVDKRAKIIEMDKNGEFIPICTKNVFLKYYSKELSNVYFWSKDDQKDYKNSIIETLEEFFVRKNDEI; encoded by the coding sequence ATGATAGTTCAAAAATCAGTTAGAGACATAATAGACAAAAAAATAAATTTCACGGTACCCTCATATCAAAGAGGCTACCGTTGGGATGAGAGAAATGTTAAAGATTTACTAGATGATTTGCTTGAATTTATGCAAGATCCCAATAGTGGTAAATTTTATTGTTTGCAGCCGCTAGTTGTTAAAAAAAATATTAACACCAATAAATATAACGTCATAGACGGCCAGCAGAGGCTTACTACGATTTTTATTATATTAAGGTATTTAGAAAATCTTTTAAAAGAGGAAAATGGCATAAATGAAATTTATGCCATTGACTACGAAACAAGGGAAGGCAGTCAAGAATTTCTGAAAGAAATCACAATCAAAACGCAAGATGAGAGTAATGAAAATATAGACTATTTTTATATTTATCAAGCTTATAAGGCAGTAGAAAATTGGTTTGAAGAAAAAATAAAAGAAAAGAAAACCACTAAGAGAAAGATGCTTGAGATTTTTACAAATTCAGAAGATGAAAAACATATCGAGTTTATATGGTATGAAGTTGAAAATAGCGAAAACGACGAAGTCAAGATATTCACCAGACTAAACAGTGGCAAAATTCCACTTACTAACGCAGAGCTTATCAAGGCGTTATTTTTAAATGTTAGAAACTTCCCAAAAGAGTGTAGTGAAAATGAGATTATTACAAAACAAATAGAGATATCAAAAGAGTGGGATGAGATAGAATACGCATTGCAAGATGACGAGTTTTTTAAATTTTTAACAAAAAACGACTATCCGGCCAGAATAGAACTGTTGTTTGAAATTTTATCCAGAGTAAAAAGCATAGAGTCGGATAGATATGCGATATATAGGCATTTTGCAAAAGAAGCAAAAGAAAAGGGTGGATTATTGCATCTTGCGAACAGGGTAAAAGAAAAAGAAGAAGGTTTGTGGGGCGATATAAAAAAGATATTTTTGACGTTTAAATTTTGGTTTAAAGATATTGAATACTATCATTTAGTTGGATTTTTGGTAGCGTCTAATATATTAAGCATTGAAAAAACATACAACGCCACAAAAGATAAAACTAAAAACGAGTTGAGAGATTTCTTAAAAGATACAATAAAAAACAATCTAAGACTTTCCTTGAACTTAAAAGAAGAAGAAATTAAAATAGATAATATTAGTGGGTTAAGTTATGACGACGATAAAGATAAAAAAAATATAGAAAAGATACTGCTACTTTTTAATATAGCTACCATTATAAATAGTAAAGGCTCTCATACTAGATTTTCATTTAACGAATACAATGGTAAAAAATGGAGTTTAGAGCATATACACGCCCAAAACGACAAAGGACTAAAAGACAAAAAAGCGCAGGACGAGTGGCTAGAAAACTCAAAAAAATATATTTATGAAAGTGATCTTAAAGAAAAGATCGATATTTTTATAAAAGGTAATGAAAATAATCGCTTTGACGAGCTTCAAATGGAAATTTTAAATAAATCTGGCGATATGGTAAATATGCATGGAATAGAGAATTTGGCCCTACTGTCGGCTGGCAATAATAGCTCTTTAAGCAATGGTCCGTTTGTTGACAAACGGGCAAAGATTATAGAGATGGATAAAAATGGTGAATTTATACCAATATGTACAAAAAATGTATTTTTAAAGTATTACAGCAAGGAGCTATCCAATGTATATTTTTGGAGCAAAGATGATCAAAAAGATTATAAAAATTCCATAATAGAAACATTAGAAGAATTTTTTGTGAGAAAAAATGATGAAATTTAA
- a CDS encoding metallophosphoesterase family protein, translating to MNNLKLFHASDLHFNTSYFDYILAFQDKFDIFCFSGDFLYKESAQEKEQTTLWLKNFKKPVFVCSGNHDTPASWLNSISTIYSDGTIKTINGVKFGCVPYLCDDLLEFAECDILLTHVPPAKTSTSISKNDKDHGDIELARLIKNNLLKAKIILCGHIHEPKSHIDVLKGVKIYNSASSSTKEPFYQEIEL from the coding sequence ATGAATAATCTAAAACTTTTTCACGCTAGCGATCTGCACTTTAATACTAGCTATTTTGACTATATTTTAGCCTTTCAAGACAAATTTGACATTTTTTGTTTTAGCGGTGATTTTTTATACAAAGAAAGTGCGCAAGAAAAAGAGCAAACTACTTTGTGGCTAAAAAACTTTAAAAAGCCAGTGTTTGTATGTTCTGGAAATCACGATACGCCAGCATCTTGGTTAAATTCCATAAGTACCATATACTCTGATGGCACCATAAAAACTATCAATGGTGTTAAATTTGGCTGCGTACCTTACTTGTGCGACGATCTGCTTGAATTTGCAGAGTGTGATATCTTACTGACCCACGTTCCTCCAGCAAAGACAAGTACGAGCATCAGCAAAAACGACAAGGATCACGGAGATATAGAGCTTGCAAGGCTTATCAAAAACAATCTTTTAAAGGCAAAGATCATCCTTTGTGGGCATATCCATGAGCCAAAATCTCACATAGACGTTTTAAAAGGAGTTAAAATTTACAACTCAGCAAGTAGTAGCACAAAAGAGCCATTTTATCAAGAGATAGAGCTATAG
- a CDS encoding DUF2779 domain-containing protein produces MTLSKSLYIRGLQCEKSLWLKKKKPDVLQAPDDGAQAVFDTGTSVGELACELFGGGERIEYTGDFNAQMAKTKELIEHGAKVIYEATFCFDGILVMVDILRIGKDELIINEVKSSTSVKDVYIDDASIQYYVLSSLGYKVSAVNIIHIDNSYVRGEKLELEKFFHTEDVTEQVKQKQADIPQILSKFDEILSKDVEPEIDIGVQCSNPYPCDAWEYCWLEQRGIPEYSVFDISRLRSDKKFELYKNGIVKFEDIKELDKFNASQQIQIRSELSKEQIIDKGAIKEFLDTLSYPLYHLDFETFQQAVPEFIGLRPYEQIPFQFSIHKDDGNGNSEHFEFLAEAGADPRYELALTLIKFIPQDACVLAFNMSFEKGVIRRLAANYPQISNELMAIHDNIKDLMAPFVSKSYYHPKMQGSYSIKYVLPALVPEFESAYKDLNLIHHGGEAMQAYEAMAYMPDKERNAYKKALLAYCKLDTLAMVKVLEKLREVAK; encoded by the coding sequence ATGACACTATCTAAATCCCTCTACATTCGTGGTCTTCAGTGTGAAAAGAGCTTGTGGCTTAAAAAGAAAAAGCCTGATGTTTTGCAAGCTCCAGATGATGGCGCGCAAGCGGTATTTGACACCGGCACATCGGTAGGTGAGCTAGCCTGTGAGCTTTTTGGCGGCGGTGAGAGGATAGAGTATACCGGCGATTTTAACGCACAAATGGCAAAAACGAAAGAGCTTATCGAGCACGGCGCAAAGGTCATCTACGAGGCCACTTTTTGCTTTGACGGCATCCTTGTGATGGTCGATATCCTTCGTATCGGCAAGGACGAGCTTATCATCAACGAAGTAAAGAGCAGCACCTCCGTTAAAGACGTCTATATCGATGATGCAAGCATTCAGTACTACGTCCTTAGCTCGCTTGGCTACAAGGTGAGCGCCGTAAATATCATCCACATAGATAACAGCTACGTAAGAGGCGAGAAGCTAGAGCTTGAGAAGTTTTTTCATACCGAAGATGTAACAGAGCAAGTAAAGCAAAAGCAAGCAGATATCCCTCAAATTTTAAGTAAATTTGATGAAATTCTTAGCAAAGACGTTGAACCAGAGATTGATATCGGAGTTCAGTGCTCCAACCCATATCCTTGCGATGCTTGGGAGTACTGCTGGCTCGAGCAGCGAGGCATACCGGAGTATAGCGTCTTTGACATATCTAGGCTAAGAAGCGATAAGAAATTCGAGCTTTATAAAAACGGCATAGTTAAATTTGAAGATATCAAAGAGCTAGATAAATTTAACGCCTCCCAGCAGATCCAAATCCGCTCCGAACTATCCAAGGAGCAGATCATAGACAAAGGTGCCATTAAAGAATTTCTAGATACGCTTAGCTATCCGCTCTATCACCTTGACTTTGAGACATTTCAGCAGGCCGTGCCTGAGTTTATAGGGCTTAGACCTTACGAGCAGATACCTTTTCAGTTTTCTATCCATAAAGATGACGGCAATGGAAATTCAGAGCATTTCGAGTTTCTGGCCGAGGCCGGAGCCGATCCTAGATACGAGCTGGCGCTAACTTTGATCAAATTTATCCCGCAGGACGCCTGCGTGCTAGCCTTTAATATGAGCTTTGAAAAAGGAGTGATAAGGCGTCTTGCCGCAAACTATCCGCAAATTTCAAATGAGCTTATGGCTATCCACGACAACATAAAAGACCTCATGGCGCCATTTGTTAGCAAAAGCTACTACCACCCAAAGATGCAAGGCAGCTACTCTATAAAATATGTCTTACCAGCACTTGTGCCTGAGTTTGAGTCGGCATACAAGGATCTAAATTTGATCCACCATGGTGGCGAAGCGATGCAGGCCTATGAGGCTATGGCATATATGCCAGACAAGGAGCGCAACGCCTATAAAAAGGCACTTTTGGCATACTGCAAGCTAGACACATTAGCAATGGTTAAGGTTTTAGAAAAACTGCGTGAAGTGGCAAAATAG
- a CDS encoding helix-turn-helix transcriptional regulator, protein MKPIITKQENSKFERINLIALKLRERPHTIKELTAMLGVTSKTIQRDLYDTLREYGAVKKGHYWSLNDEDASDGLDGDDRVVLNILDNVAKNMGSNFYSKAHVLLEQISQQLNHPILTNINNEKLSEDDLINFQALEDAIREKAEITCTYNGFEFLVKPLKLALFEGFWYLLLLDSKKGNKFKKFHLKSIKDIKHSGDKFELSSELDERIKAMNSAWANLEAPKTARLLLAPEVAKYFERKPHAKQRITGQDSDGSVEIEIEFTHMMEIKPLIYYYLPFIKVLEPKELANKIRDEVGSYFKEIDI, encoded by the coding sequence ATGAAACCCATCATAACAAAACAAGAAAACAGCAAATTTGAACGCATAAATTTAATAGCCTTAAAGCTAAGAGAGAGGCCGCACACGATAAAAGAGCTAACAGCCATGCTTGGAGTGACCTCAAAGACTATCCAGCGCGACCTTTATGACACATTAAGAGAGTATGGCGCCGTCAAAAAGGGGCACTACTGGAGCCTAAATGACGAGGACGCGAGCGACGGACTAGACGGCGATGATAGAGTGGTGCTAAATATCCTTGATAACGTGGCAAAAAACATGGGCTCAAATTTTTATAGCAAAGCTCACGTGCTGCTAGAGCAAATTTCTCAGCAGCTAAACCACCCGATACTTACAAACATAAACAACGAAAAGCTAAGCGAGGATGACCTCATAAATTTTCAAGCGCTTGAGGATGCTATAAGAGAAAAAGCAGAGATAACATGCACGTATAACGGCTTTGAGTTTCTTGTAAAGCCTCTAAAGCTGGCACTTTTTGAGGGATTTTGGTATCTGCTATTACTTGATAGCAAAAAGGGCAATAAATTTAAGAAATTTCACCTAAAGAGCATAAAAGATATAAAGCATAGCGGGGATAAATTTGAACTAAGTAGCGAGCTAGATGAGCGTATAAAAGCGATGAACTCAGCGTGGGCAAACTTAGAAGCTCCAAAAACAGCAAGGCTATTACTAGCACCAGAAGTGGCAAAATACTTTGAGCGAAAGCCGCACGCAAAGCAGCGTATAACTGGCCAAGATAGCGACGGCTCAGTCGAGATAGAGATAGAATTTACTCATATGATGGAGATAAAACCGCTCATATACTACTACCTGCCATTTATCAAGGTGCTTGAGCCAAAAGAGCTAGCTAATAAAATAAGAGATGAAGTAGGAAGTTATTTTAAGGAAATAGATATTTAA
- a CDS encoding helix-turn-helix transcriptional regulator, which produces MLDSNEFLNTVLQSLERQFPAMQALDRKQTAKAIGIGLSTLDLRIKDGRNLPRYIKIGDAKNSRIVFPLLSIAEFLTNQRQKVL; this is translated from the coding sequence ATGCTCGATAGTAATGAGTTTTTAAATACAGTACTACAAAGTCTAGAAAGACAATTTCCAGCTATGCAAGCTCTAGATCGAAAGCAAACGGCCAAGGCGATTGGAATCGGACTTTCAACATTGGACTTGCGCATCAAAGATGGCAGGAATTTGCCTAGATATATAAAAATAGGTGATGCTAAAAATTCAAGGATAGTTTTTCCTTTGCTTTCAATAGCTGAGTTTTTAACAAATCAAAGACAAAAGGTTTTATGA
- a CDS encoding relaxase/mobilization nuclease domain-containing protein: MLAKFFKNKNGGSVAGINYLLNHRVKDGTAFVLKGSEVVARQIVSNMTKKQKLCIGCLSFEEADIDLDIKQKVIDEFETLLFGEYKERFNILWVQHIDKGRLELNFAIPKIDLESGMAFNPYYDKKDRALIDAWQNLANFKFNFSDPKDPAKAHMLQGSRKEIGVIKDYIELEKILTEKFINQEFTCRDDILNALKSSDIDITRIGKDYISVKLPNSKKIQGGYV, from the coding sequence ATGTTAGCAAAATTCTTTAAAAACAAAAACGGTGGTAGTGTTGCTGGTATCAACTATCTTTTGAATCATAGAGTGAAAGATGGGACGGCATTCGTTTTGAAAGGTAGCGAAGTGGTTGCCAGACAGATAGTATCTAATATGACTAAAAAACAAAAACTTTGTATTGGTTGTTTGAGCTTTGAAGAAGCTGACATTGATTTGGATATCAAGCAAAAGGTCATAGACGAATTTGAAACGTTGCTTTTTGGAGAATACAAAGAGAGATTTAATATCCTTTGGGTTCAACATATCGATAAAGGTCGGCTTGAGTTAAATTTTGCCATACCAAAAATTGATTTAGAAAGCGGAATGGCTTTTAATCCATATTATGACAAAAAAGATAGAGCTTTAATAGACGCTTGGCAAAACCTTGCAAATTTCAAATTTAACTTTAGCGATCCAAAAGATCCAGCAAAAGCCCATATGCTTCAAGGCTCAAGAAAAGAGATCGGTGTTATCAAAGACTACATAGAGTTAGAAAAAATACTAACCGAGAAATTTATAAATCAAGAATTTACTTGCAGAGACGACATCTTGAATGCTTTAAAAAGTAGCGACATAGATATAACTAGAATAGGCAAAGACTATATATCGGTCAAGTTACCAAATAGCAAAAAGATTCAAGGGGGATATGTTTAG
- a CDS encoding plasmid mobilization protein, whose protein sequence is MKQNKKNRLTIRLDDNELNQVNLNASISGLNKSSYIRYVSINAKPPIHKFDKAMIIQVAKIGNNLNQIAKHANMHKTIDGIVLKQIVDVNKKLDDLMLQKQNPGS, encoded by the coding sequence ATGAAGCAAAACAAAAAGAACAGACTCACTATAAGACTTGATGATAATGAACTTAATCAAGTGAATCTAAATGCTTCAATATCTGGGCTAAATAAATCGTCATATATAAGATATGTTTCAATAAATGCTAAGCCACCTATTCATAAATTTGATAAGGCAATGATAATTCAAGTGGCAAAAATAGGCAACAACCTAAATCAAATCGCAAAGCATGCTAATATGCATAAAACCATAGACGGTATCGTTTTAAAACAGATAGTTGACGTTAATAAAAAATTAGACGACTTAATGCTGCAAAAGCAAAATCCAGGAAGTTAA
- a CDS encoding SIR2 family NAD-dependent protein deacylase has protein sequence MQEKIDRIKKIIADADAIIITAGAGMGVDSGLPDFRGDLGFWKAYPLLRDKNLSFEDMANPQWFFDDPRLAWAFYGHRLNLYKNTEPHEGFRLLLDLVKSKNENYFVYTSNVDGHFAKAGFNKDKIYEVHGSIHHAQCIHNDDGMIWSMCESSVEVDEAKFIATKMPVCPECGCVSRPNIMMFYDHEFNSKITLVQHKRYEAWLEQNKDSRFVIIELGAGLAVPTIRNFGEKFVKRSKKATLIRINPRDNYISEYIGISLKCSALDGLRQILC, from the coding sequence ATGCAAGAGAAAATAGACAGGATCAAAAAGATCATCGCAGATGCTGATGCGATCATCATCACAGCAGGTGCTGGTATGGGTGTGGATAGTGGATTGCCTGATTTTAGAGGAGATCTAGGTTTTTGGAAAGCCTATCCACTTTTAAGGGATAAAAATTTAAGCTTTGAAGATATGGCAAATCCGCAGTGGTTTTTTGATGATCCAAGGCTAGCTTGGGCATTTTACGGACACAGGCTAAATTTATACAAAAATACAGAGCCTCACGAGGGCTTTAGGCTGCTTTTAGATCTTGTAAAAAGTAAAAACGAAAACTACTTTGTCTATACCTCAAACGTCGATGGACACTTTGCCAAGGCTGGCTTTAACAAGGATAAAATTTACGAAGTTCATGGCTCGATCCATCACGCCCAGTGCATCCACAACGACGATGGGATGATATGGAGCATGTGTGAGAGTAGCGTAGAGGTCGATGAGGCTAAATTTATCGCTACAAAGATGCCAGTTTGCCCTGAGTGTGGCTGCGTAAGCCGTCCAAATATCATGATGTTTTACGATCATGAGTTTAACTCAAAAATAACCTTGGTACAGCACAAAAGATATGAAGCGTGGCTGGAGCAAAACAAAGATAGCCGCTTTGTCATCATAGAGCTGGGCGCTGGGCTTGCGGTGCCAACAATTAGAAATTTTGGCGAGAAATTCGTTAAACGATCAAAAAAAGCAACTCTTATCCGCATAAATCCAAGAGATAACTACATCTCAGAGTATATCGGCATAAGTCTAAAATGTAGCGCACTAGATGGCCTTAGGCAGATATTATGCTAG